A genomic segment from Salvia splendens isolate huo1 chromosome 13, SspV2, whole genome shotgun sequence encodes:
- the LOC121760733 gene encoding zinc finger protein ZAT3-like, with protein MDTTNIDNYLFSDFPPLTLSSLHPESSRRAAPKNPRKKRTKFLRLGHPLPKPKPSRKPDPSAPKITPPCTECGRQFWSDKALFGHMRCHPERQWRGIIPPPTLRRPPDLTDDDYEVAACLLMLANGPPAPDDVAVASNCGRFECSSCKKVFGSHQALGGHRASHKNVKGCYAITKTDGEEEGCCSSEMMVMMLRDNSSSSGHKCGVCFRVFSSGQALGGHMRCHWDKAEEPSSTLRDFNLNLALPLQDDDDADASSLPYPPAGLALDLRLGF; from the coding sequence ATGGATACCACCAACATCGATAACTACCTCTTCTCCGATTTCCCCCCTCTGACGCTCTCCTCTCTCCACCCTGAGTCCAGCCGCCGCGCCGCCCCCAAAAACCCTAGAAAGAAGCGCACCAAGTTCCTCCGCCTCGGCCACCCGCTTCCCAAGCCCAAACCCTCCAGGAAACCCGACCCCTCCGCCCCCAAAATCACACCCCCATGCACCGAATGCGGCCGCCAGTTCTGGTCCGACAAGGCCCTCTTCGGCCACATGCGCTGCCACCCCGAGCGCCAGTGGCGCGGCATCATCCCGCCACCCACCCTCCGCCGCCCCCCCGACCTCACCGACGACGACTACGAGGTCGCTGCCTGCCTGCTCATGCTCGCCAACGGCCCCCCGGCGCCGGATGACGTGGCGGTGGCGTCCAATTGCGGGCGGTTCGAGTGCTCCAGTTGCAAGAAGGTCTTCGGGTCCCACCAGGCGCTCGGGGGCCACAGAGCAAGCCACAAGAATGTGAAGGGCTGTTATGCAATTACCAAGACTGACGGGGAGGAGGAGGGCTGCTGCTCCAGCGAGATGATGGTGATGATGCTCAGGGATAATTCGAGCAGCAGCGGCCACAAATGCGGCGTTTGTTTTAGGGTTTTCTCGAGCGGTCAAGCTCTGGGCGGGCACATGAGGTGCCACTGGGACAAGGCGGAGGAGCCGTCGTCTACGCTTCGTGATTTTAATCTCAATTTGGCGCTGCCGCTCCAAGATGACGATGATGCGGACGCTTCGTCTTTGCCCTATCCTCCCGCCGGCCTCGCTTTGGATTTGAGGTTAGGGTTTTGA
- the LOC121762712 gene encoding protein NLP2-like — protein sequence MGDGALSPNISDSAIDFDLIHELLSDGFWLEATDASTDFNHHQQQYFSKATAKSIFFSHRAVTYPKMDESSSHSHGKQAATFPDEESQVTARLWVGPRHDQSVKTRLVQAIDFLKESIRDNDVLVQIWIPVKKQGKQVLTASNQPFSLNPSCKNLASYRDASLTYQFVADESCTEFVGLLGRVFLHRLPEWTPDVRFFRREEYPRVTHAQECNVGGSLALPVLEHGSGICLGVLEIVTTHQKLDFHPELQNVCKALEAVDLKSSNILSPYNIVEHDDSYQATLAEIRNSMKFACNAYKLPLAQVWASCLRQQRGGCRHSDENYAHCVSTIDSACYIADARVNRFHEACSHHHLLKGQGVAGKAFLTNQSCFAEDITAFSKTEYPLAHHARVFDLCACAAVRLRSICNETTDFVLEFFLPLDCKGARDQMLMLHSFSSVIQEMCRSLRVITDEELIRETSGSTSAGKQDDEKQQHKLLSPSKNSSHEGGSISFNDKRDCKFKVNSGFDLHHLPASLEQSQFQQDSGPGTSVESFTFGNNAYGAKASVRKQKRSDKIISLEVIRQHFAGSLKEAAKSIGVCPTTLKRICRYHGITRWPSRKIKKVGHSLRKLQLVIDSVQDGEGPIQLSSFYSNVPQLVSPNVAGTSNHLSTIKTSQQEKNPAEGNLLTAATTSSSSGSQTSSSSYCCSTGSKQSSFHVNGFMPEDALSTEQNGGVLKKARSDAELHGKGQEKTKLMIRSYSHKLLCEDPVAIGASAVPVDSNRENDEAAFRVRVSFGEEKIRLNLQPHWDFKHLREEVLARFSIENVADVNLKYLDDDAEWVLLTCDDDLEECRDIHRSSKSPTIRLSVIRTCHPNLGSSFGSDWPY from the exons ATGGGAGATGGTGCCCTGTCACCTAATATTTCAGACAGCGCCATAGATTTTGATCTCATACATGAACTCTTGTCCGATGGATTCTGGTTAGAGGCCACTGATGCATCCACAGATTTCAATCATCACCAACAACAATATTTCTCAAAAGCAACTGCAAAATCAATCTTCTTTAGTCACAGAGCTGTTACCTACCCGAAAATGGATGAATCCTCTTCACACAGCCATGGAAAGCAAGCTGCAACATTCCCAGACGAAGAATCCCAAGTGACTGCGCGGTTATGGGTTGGACCGAGACATGATCAGTCTGTAAAGACGAGGTTGGTGCAGGCCATCGACTTCCTTAAAGAGTCGATACGCGACAATGATGTTCTTGTTCAGATCTGGATTCCTGTGAAGAAGCAAGGGAAGCAAGTGCTCACAGCTAGCAACCAGCCGTTTTCACTCAACCCGAGTTGCAAGAATCTTGCAAGCTACAGGGATGCTTCCCTGACCTATCAGTTCGTGGCGGATGAGAGTTGCACAGAGTTTGTTGGCCTGCTTGGCCGCGTGTTCTTGCACAGGTTGCCTGAGTGGACTCCGGATGTACGCTTCTTCAGAAGAGAGGAGTATCCACGTGTCACTCACGCGCAGGAATGCAATGTTGGAGGATCGCTTGCACTCCCAGTGTTGGAGCATGGCAGTGGTATTTGCTTGGGGGTGCTTGAGATAGTCACTACTCATCAGAAACTCGATTTTCATCCTGAGCTACAAAACGTCTGCAAAGCTTTGGAG GCTGTTGATTTGAAGAGCTCCAACATTTTGAGTCCTTATAATATTGTG GAGCACGACGACTCCTACCAGGCCACTCTGGCAGAGATCAGAAATTCCATGAAATTCGCATGCAATGCATACAAACTGCCTTTGGCACAGGTGTGGGCGTCATGTCTTCGCCAGCAAAGAGGTGGTTGCCGCCATTCTGATGAGAACTATGCGCACTGTGTCTCAACCATCGACTCAGCCTGCTACATTGCTGATGCACGAGTTAATCGCTTTCATGAGGCATGTTCACATCACCACTTGCTGAAAGGTCAAGGTGTTGCTGGGAAAGCATTCCTCACCAATCAGTCATGTTTTGCTGAGGACATAACAGCTTTTAGCAAAACGGAATATCCTCTTGCGCATCATGCAAGGGTGTTTGATTTGTGTGCTTGTGCAGCTGTACGCCTGCGAAGTATATGCAACGAGACCACTGATTTTGTGTTGGAGTTCTTCCTGCCACTGGATTGCAAAGGTGCTCGAGATCAAATGCTTATGCTTCACTCCTTCTCCTCTGTTATACAAGAAATGTGCCGGAGTTTGAGAGTGATCACAGATGAAGAGTTGATTCGAGAAACTTCAGGCAGCACCTCAGCCGGTAAACAAGATGACGAGAAGCAACAACACAAGCTGCTTTCTCCTTCCAAGAATTCCTCACATGAAGGAGGttctatttcttttaatgaTAAACGAGACTGTAAGTTTAAGGTTAACTCCGGTTTTGACTTGCATCATCTTCCAGCAAGTTTAGAACAGAGCCAATTTCAGCAGGATTCTGGACCAGGAACGAGTGTTGAGTCCTTCACTTTTGGGAATAATGCTTATGGTGCTAAAGCAAGCGTAAGGAAACAGAAACGGAGTGACAAGATTATTAGCTTGGAAGTTATTCGACAACATTTTGCTGGGAGCTTAAAAGAAGCAGCTAAAAGCATTGGAG TATGCCCAACTACCTTGAAAAGAATATGCAGATATCACGGGATCACACGATGGCCTTCACGAAAGATCAAGAAAGTTGGCCACTCGCTGAGGAAGCTTCAACTCGTGATTGATTCAGTCCAGGATGGTGAGGGTCCCATTCAACTCAGTTCCTTCTACAGCAATGTCCCACAACTTGTGTCGCCAAATGTAGCAGGAACTAGTAATCACTTGTCGACTATAAAGACGAGCCAGCAGGAGAAGAATCCAGCTGAAGGGAACTTGTTGACTGCTGCTACCACTTCTTCCTCCTCTGGCAGTCAAACCTCCAGTTCTAGTTACTGTTGTTCTACTGGTTCGAAGCAATCATCTTTCCACGTCAATGGCTTTATGCCTGAAGATGCTTTATCCACAGAACAGAATGGAGGGGTGTTGAAGAAAGCAAGGAGTGACGCGGAATTGCATGGGAAAGGCCAAGAGAAAACTAAGCTTATGATCAGATCATACAGCCACAAGCTTCTATGTGAAGACCCTGTTGCTATTGGAGCTTCAGCTGTGCCAGTGGATAGCAACCGGGAAAATGACGAGGCTGCTTTTAGAGTAAGAGTTTCTTTTGGGGAAGAAAAGATCCGGCTCAACCTGCAACCACACTGGGACTTTAAGCATCTACGAGAAGAGGTCTTGGCACGCTTCAGCATAGAGAATGTGGCTGATGTTAACTTGAAATATCTTGATGATGATGCTGAGTGGGTGCTTCTTACTTGTGATGATGATCTTGAAGAATGTAGGGATATACACAGATCTTCAAAGAGCCCAACTATTAGGCTGTCTGTAATTCGGACCTGCCATCCCAATCTTGGAAGTTCATTCGGTAGTGATTGGCCATACTAG
- the LOC121760188 gene encoding probable serine/threonine-protein kinase PIX13, with product MGICWSSKTVDRSPQTTGQLSSVAISQGTTSSSGSSGFWAAGGSPSPVAQMLPHPSLRIFTFAELRAATRNFRNDTVVGEGGFGKVYKGWLDSKSGSTVIAVKKLNSESLQGFQEWQSEVNFLGKLSHRNLVKLLGYCWDDTELLLVYEFMQKGSLENHLFGRGAAVQPLPWDTRLKILIGAARGLAFLHASDRKVIYRDFKASNILLDSSYHAKLSDFGLAKLGPTASKSHVSTQVMGTHGYAAPEYVATGHLYVKSDVYGFGVVLVEMLTGLRALDTNRPEKQHNLVDWIKPSLQDRRKLKGVMDSHLEGRYPSRSALQIAHLALNCIESDPKNRPSMQDIVETLEEIETAKERPRQPRVHSSYQASDRRMPQQYRSQNHPRQEVNRAYPLPPRA from the exons ATGGGAATATGCTGGAGCTCTAAAACCGTTGATCGAAGCCCCCAAACCACCGGCCAACTTAGTTCAG TGGCGATATCGCAGGGGACGACGTCGTCTAGCGGCAGCAGCGGGTTCTGGGCGGCGGGCGGGAGCCCGAGCCCGGTAGCTCAGATGCTGCCGCACCCCTCTTTGAGGATCTTCACGTTCGCGGAGCTTCGCGCGGCTACTAGAAACTTCCGAAACGATACAGTTGTCGGAGAGGGTGGATTTGGGAAAGTATACAAAGGCTGGCTCGACTCCAAAAGCGGATCAACCGTCATTGCTGTTAAGAAGTTGAATTCTGAAAGCCTCCAGGGCTTTCAAGAGTGGCAG TCGGAGGTGAATTTTTTGGGGAAACTCTCTCATCGTAATCTGGTTAAGCTGTTGGGCTACTGCTGGGATGATACAGAACTACTGCTTGTGTATGAATTCATGCAGAAAGGCAGCCTAGAAAACCATCTTTTCGGAA GGGGTGCTGCTGTTCAGCCACTGCCGTGGGATACAAGGCTCAAGATATTGATCGGTGCAGCTCGTGGCCTTGCCTTCCTTCATGCTTCTGATAGAAAAGTCATCTACAGAGACTTCAAGGCCTCCAACATTTTACTCGATTCG TCGTACCACGCTAAGTTATCTGATTTCGGGCTGGCAAAATTGGGTCCGACAGCAAGCAAGTCCCATGTTTCCACACAGGTTATGGGGACACATGGCTATGCTGCCCCGGAGTATGTTGCCACAG GGCATTTGTATGTGAAGAGTGACGTCTATGGATTTGGTGTGGTCTTGGTAGAAATGCTAACCGGGCTGCGTGCTCTCGACACAAATCGCCCAGAAAAACAGCATAATCTGGTTGATTGGATAAAGCCAAGTTTGCAAGACAGAAGGAAGTTGAAGGGTGTGATGGATTCACATTTGGAAGGGAGATATCCTTCAAGATCTGCATTGCAAATAGCTCACCTTGCTCTCAATTGTATTGAGAGTGATCCCAAAAACAGACCCTCCATGCAGGATATCGTTGAAACGCTTGAAGAAATTGAAACTGCTAAAGAGAGGCCTAGACAGCCTAGAGTACATTCTAGTTATCAGGCTTCTGATAGACGCATGCCCCAGCAGTATCGTTCCCAAAATCACCCGAGGCAGGAGGTGAATAGAGCCTATCCACTCCCACCACGCGCCTAA
- the LOC121759962 gene encoding transport and Golgi organization protein 2 homolog, protein MCIAAFAWKIHPIHPLILLLNRDEYYDRPTTPLGWWPDGLILGGRDEQAGGTWMACSRDGKLAFLTNVREPLSRSQLKSRGDLPVRFFTSGKSPKEFGEEVLADADEFNGFNLIVADLCTMSMVYITNRPVDGGLSMEEVSPGIHVLSNAKLDTPWPKAQRLRRGFEDVLVKYSETEISLKEITKMVMNDTTKDDSELPGIYSREFEYLTSSIFVEADTASGRYGTRSTSAVVLTTDGAVSFYETHLENDAWRDHTINFSIQTDKTAP, encoded by the exons ATGTGCATAGCTGCGTTCGCATGGAAAATTCACCCAATCCACCCCCTCATTTTATTGCTCAACAGAGACGAGTACTACGATCG GCCGACGACGCCGTTGGGGTGGTGGCCGGACGGCTTAATACTCGGCGGAAGAGATGAGCAGGCCGGCGGAACCTGGATGGCTTGCAGCAGGGATGGGAAGCTTGCTTTTCTCACCAACGTCAGGGAACCCTTATCCCGTTCACAACTCAAAAGCAGAGGTGATCTCCCCGTTCGCTTCTTCACg AGCGGGAAAAGCCCCAAAGAATTTGGTGAGGAGGTGTTGGCAGATGCTGATGAGTTCAATGGGTTCAATCTAATCGTAGCTGATCTTTGCACAATGAGCATGGTTTATATTACCAATAGGCCTGTGGATGGTGGTCTCTCTATGGAAGAAGTTTCTCCAGGTATTCACGTGCTCTCCAATGCAAAGCTCGACACGCCCTGGCCTAAG GCTCAAAGATTAAGGCGTGGTTTTGAGGACGTGCTGGTAAAATATTCTGAGACAGAAATCTCACTGAAAGAGATAACTAAAATGGTAATGAACGACACCACTAAGGATGATAGCGAGCTCCCTGGCATTTACTCTCGGGAGTTCGAATACCTCACTAGTTCCATTTTCGTGGAGGCAGACACAGCATCG GGACGATATGGTACGCGAAGCACTTCTGCAGTGGTTCTAACAACCGACGGAGCTGTATCCTTCTACGAAACGCACCTAGAAAATGATGCATGGAGGGACCATACAATAAACTTCAGTATCCAAACCGATAAAACTGCACCTTAA